gttgttaaatgtaaactttatttttaagtttgaaataaaataaaaaaagaatttacaaattataagtgcaatttttttccatcttcattATAGTCTATTATCTTAAATTCTTAATGAAATATTCAAAATATCAAATATAAGGATTTTAAAGCCTTTGCATCCTTTTATTCAAATATTCTTTTTATAAGATTgttttttgttttatatttttactctatattaatataaattatgatagttatacaaaatacaaaaaaaaaataacattAACCTGGCCCGGGCCCTTGGACCCGTAACCGTTCCAGTTCATTTTTTACCCGGATAGACCCGGACCCATTAAGCCCAATTTGAAAAAACCGGTAATCGGCCCGGATTGGAAACCGGTCGATCGCCTTTTCTCTTAATGCGGACCAGCCCGGCTCACCCGTTAAACACCTTTGATCTTAATTGATTTCAGAAGACAAAAAAACTCAACTCTAAAAGTAAAAGGAAGACTAGAGCCAAATGATTTATTGAAGGGAAAATATATAGACGACCCCTTAAACTTGGCTCCAGTTTTCATTTTGACACATTAAGTTAGCGTTTTTCCTATTGAACACTTTAACTCTATTTTGCTCTATACCATTTAAACACAATGCATGACCGGCCAAAGGAGCGCTATGTCCCCACATGATAAGCACGTGAATGTTATTAATATTTGCTTAGGTGGATATTCTAACGGTAAAAAAAATCACCTATTAGGCCCATTTTAAAACACCTGACTTTTCCATTATTTCTCTCAAAAACCCCTAATtcctcttccttcttcttcccctttTAAAGTCGTCATTTTTTCCTTCAACTGAATCTTAGGTTCCCAAGCTTGAATCTTTATATGATCTTCCCTATCTTTCTCGTTTATCAGTTCCATGCCACAAAAATCAACTTCTCGCAATGGAATGGATATTTTTTACTGTGAATTTAATGTGTCACTGACTATATCATGGTCACCTGCAAACCCAGATCGTCAATTTTATGGTTGTAAATTGATAAGTCGATTGTATTGCTTTTCTTAGACCCTTGAATTTCTTAAAAAAGAAAtctgtttttaatttttttttgccatatttcttttttaattttgtaGGGTCAAGGTAGCTGCAAATATTTCAGATGGCATGATGATGAAATGCCCGACCAAGCTAAGAGGGTTATACAGGGTCTGTTGAAAAGAGTCGAAAGAACTGAGAAAATAGTTGTGCATAAGTGGTTATTTGTTGTTGTGGTGGTGTTGTTTCTATGAATTTGCCTTTGCTGATATTAGTGgttagaagaataatgtagtattTTTATGATATGTTGGTGATAATGGTGCTGTAGTTGTTTCCATTAGTTCAAGAACAATTTAGTATGTTGGAAGTGAGTACTAGGAATTCGGCTTTTTGTTAATGTATACTATCTTGTTATGAATGAAATGATAATGGCCAATTTTTTATGCAAATTTAAGTTCAGCTACACTTCCATATTGTGTTATGAATTAAATGCAAATTCATATTCATGAACTAAAAATATTACTGCCCAAACATCGAAGCTCAAAAATAGAGTATTGTTTTGGTCTACAAATTACAAAAACAGAGCATTGTTTTCCCAAACAAATAACTGCCCAAACTAGTAAACTCTATTAGAGCATAATGTATTAAATAGAGCATAACTGCCCAAATAAAAAACTGGCAGTGACATTTTAGATAACATAAACAAAAGCTGGTCTGCTTTACAGTGTAGATGCAACTGAACTTGTTTGACTTGAAAGGCTTTTTTTCCTTGTTGCACTCATCTGCTGAAGCTATgaccttgtcactacttcttccTTTAAACTTTAATCTGGGGGGCTTAAATCCAATGTCTATATTAGTTGCAAATGTATCCTTGAATGTCCGAGCTGATATCACTCTCTCAAATAATATACCAGGCTGTAAAATATAATTAATTAGTAAAAACAGAACAATTCCAGCCCACAAAACTGCATTACAATAAACTATACACTCTTACATTTAGGATAGTAGTTCCAGTCATAGTGTCAGTGAAAATCTCAAAACTAGTATGCCTTGGCCTTTTATGTCCAATGGTTGTTGCATTAGTCGAGCCTCCTCCTAATGTAGTTCCTCTTCCTTTTCCCTTGCCTAGTCCAGAGCCTCCTGTAGATTGAAATGTTGAAGGTTGTGTGGTAGTAGAGCTTCCTGCAGCAGATGTGAATACACCCCTACCAATACCAAGTGTAGTTCCTCTTCCTTTTCCCTTGCCTAGTAGGGATCCTTTCTCTTCCTCTTCCCCTACCAAGCCCAGTTGATTGATTGTTGCTTTGTCTTTTGACAACGCTTGTATCCTCACATATAGATGATGGATTGCTTTGTTGAGATGGTATTTCCTGAGATGATCTTGGTGGAGGTGGTGGCATATTTTGACTTTATTGAGTAACACTTCTTGGAACATGATGacagaagtaaaagaaaaaaatatcagAATTGCAAAAAAAGGATGTAAAAGACAGAAGTACAAATATCAAAACTTACCATATTGCTGCATCCATATTTGTTGTGGCTTGTTTGTTGCAGTTTGAACATGTCAGATTTACCCCTTTCTTTGATAGTTTACCATGCCTTTTCCTTGGTTCATCCTTGGTTTTTCTCCTACATCTCTTTGGTCTACCTGGCATAGGTTTAGGTTCTAGAGGCTCTATATATGGATTTGTTGAATCTGGCCACATCTTCATATTGGGAATTGGTTGAATGAAATGCCGATAAGCTTTAAGGAAAGTTTCCTTCCTATACTAGTGATTAACATAATCATCTGGGTCCATTTCTCTATCATAGAATGCACATACTTCATGTTGACATGGAATGCCCCTCAACATCTATGATCTACAGGTACATGTCATGGTCCTAAAATTAACAGTGAATTTATACACaccttcatcaacttcaaatctATGTTCTGCATTCCATATAACCTTACACCTCCTAGAGAGGGCTTTGTTCTCTTCTAGTATCATCCTAGCCATTGGTGCAATGTCAGTAACCCAAGTCTCAGCAAACTTCCTCATTTCAATAGTCCTATTCATGATTTTGTGTCTAATTTCTTCCAACATAGTTATAACAGACTTGTGCCTAGGACCTACTATCCAAGAACTGAATGTTTCACGCATGTTATTCTCAATGACATCAACACTTTGAATCTTCTCTAAAGTATGCCCTACACCAATACTCTTTATCATACTTCAATAAGTCTTCATATATCTTATAACCAAGCTTATTCATTGCTTCCAGTTCTTCTTTGAATTTCACTTCATAAGATGCTTTTGCACATCTCCAAAATTATTTTTTCCTTTCTTCACCTCTCCAGTTTTTGGACCAGTTAGACCAAATGTGTCTAGCACATATTCTGTGTTCTGCTATTGGTAGTAATTCCCTTACAGTTGGTACTAGTCCCTACAGAAATAGTAATAACGGTTAGTAGACAATATatataaaataggaaaaagaaaaattaaaagttgATTGTAACTTTACACTTGGCTCCTTTACACTTAACTCTAACCCTATTTTTTTCATTAGGCCTAATTGTTAGTTGCACTTTGTTCTCTACAGCATATGAGGCTACTATTTTTCTAAACTCTACAACATTTTCAAATGCCATACCAAGCTCAAAAATAGCAAGGTAACAGTCAGGGTCAAACCTTACCTTTTTACTTCTCCTTCTAGGAGGTAAGTCAATACCCTTTTCAGCTAAAACATCTAAGTCATCTGTGTTATTATCACTTCCAATATCAGAACTGGTGTAATAGTCTTCATCCCCTCCTAATTTTCCAGCAAACCTGTCCTCCTTAGATGGCCTGTCAATATCCTCAAAGCTTTTATCTATTCCAGCTTCTCCCAGAATAATCTCTTCAGTTAGAGTAGGTTTCTTTCTCTGTTTAtttgttttttcttgttttttctttcatgccttaatgaaGTGAGCTCTTCATTCACATTACTATCATCTTCATCAATAATGTTATCTAATTCAGACTCACTACTTGACAGATCTGATGTCAAACCAGCATCTATGTTTGTTGTTTCTTTAGCCCCTTGTAAATTCTCACCTGCAACCCCAACATCAGCTAGATTTCCTCAGCCATAAATGCGTTATCTACAACACTTTCTTGGACATTTATATCCTATGGAACAGTAGATGTTGCCCTA
This sequence is a window from Nicotiana sylvestris chromosome 3, ASM39365v2, whole genome shotgun sequence. Protein-coding genes within it:
- the LOC104226648 gene encoding uncharacterized protein isoform X1; translation: MQQYEVLLNKVKICHHLHQDHLRKYHLNKAIHHLYVRIQALSKDKATINQLGLVGEEEEKGSLLGKGKGRGTTLGIGRGVFTSAAGSSTTTQPSTFQSTGGSGLGKGKGRGTTLGGGSTNATTIGHKRPRHTSFEIFTDTMTGTTILNPGILFERVISARTFKDTFATNIDIGFKPPRLKFKGRSSDKVIASADECNKEKKPFKSNKFSCIYTVKQTSFCLCYLKCHCQFFIWAVMLYLIHYALIEFTSLGSYLFGKTMLCFCNL
- the LOC104226648 gene encoding uncharacterized protein isoform X2 yields the protein MQQYVLLNKVKICHHLHQDHLRKYHLNKAIHHLYVRIQALSKDKATINQLGLVGEEEEKGSLLGKGKGRGTTLGIGRGVFTSAAGSSTTTQPSTFQSTGGSGLGKGKGRGTTLGGGSTNATTIGHKRPRHTSFEIFTDTMTGTTILNPGILFERVISARTFKDTFATNIDIGFKPPRLKFKGRSSDKVIASADECNKEKKPFKSNKFSCIYTVKQTSFCLCYLKCHCQFFIWAVMLYLIHYALIEFTSLGSYLFGKTMLCFCNL